One window of Mediterraneibacter butyricigenes genomic DNA carries:
- a CDS encoding SH3 domain-containing protein, translating to MKKTITHYLFNGFALGCLIFGLIMTVESKDVQAATTKYVTASALNIRKAASTSSAKVGTYSKGTKVTSYGTSGSWTKVKYRVIGQNVLMANPIQQTFCPFYVSHSKQ from the coding sequence ATGAAGAAAACAATTACACATTATCTTTTTAATGGTTTCGCTTTAGGATGCCTGATTTTTGGTCTGATTATGACAGTGGAGTCCAAGGATGTGCAGGCGGCAACGACAAAATATGTTACAGCGTCAGCTCTGAACATCCGGAAGGCAGCGTCTACCAGCAGTGCAAAAGTGGGAACTTATAGTAAAGGAACCAAAGTGACTAGTTACGGAACCAGTGGAAGCTGGACCAAAGTGAAATATCGGGTTATAGGACAAAACGTGTTGATGGCTAATCCCATTCAACAAACGTTTTGTCCTTTTTATGTAAGTCACTCCAAACAATAG
- a CDS encoding Fic family protein translates to MKEISMRSFDYIKTPEQFLKPEIVQMVGSIHEHKGKQELFLEANIDELKTLLEVALIQSTGASNRIEGIYTTDKRLEELVRQKAEPRNRSEQEISGYREVLTTIHESYEYINPRPNIILQLHRDLYSYSGRNAGGNYKNSDNVIAETDAEGHQKARFIPVPAFQTPEAMNELCTNFLEAWDADRIDKLILIPMFILDFLCIHPFNDGNGRMSRLLTLLLFYKAGYIVGKYVSIEMLIEKTKETYYEALQESSNGWHENENRYESFVKYYLGIILKAYSEFEGRVEHLKNRSLSKPDRIKTVIDNKVGKITKKEIMELCPDISKVTVERTLTELVKSGYIAKVGAGPATGYVRI, encoded by the coding sequence ATGAAGGAGATTTCGATGAGAAGTTTTGATTATATAAAAACTCCGGAGCAATTTCTAAAACCTGAAATTGTTCAGATGGTCGGAAGCATTCATGAGCATAAAGGTAAGCAGGAATTGTTCCTTGAAGCCAATATAGACGAATTGAAAACTCTGCTGGAAGTTGCTTTGATTCAAAGTACAGGGGCTTCTAACAGGATTGAAGGTATTTATACTACCGACAAACGTTTGGAAGAATTAGTAAGACAGAAAGCCGAACCGCGTAACCGGTCTGAACAGGAAATATCCGGATACCGGGAAGTTCTTACCACTATCCATGAAAGTTATGAGTATATTAATCCGAGACCAAATATTATTTTACAATTGCATCGGGATTTATACTCATATTCCGGAAGAAATGCTGGTGGAAATTATAAAAATTCGGATAATGTAATTGCAGAAACAGATGCAGAAGGTCATCAGAAAGCGCGTTTTATCCCGGTGCCGGCATTTCAGACTCCAGAAGCTATGAATGAACTTTGTACAAATTTTCTGGAAGCATGGGATGCAGATCGAATAGATAAGTTGATTCTTATCCCTATGTTTATTCTTGACTTTCTGTGTATTCATCCATTTAATGATGGAAATGGACGAATGAGCCGCCTGTTAACACTTCTTTTGTTTTATAAAGCCGGTTATATTGTCGGAAAGTATGTCAGTATTGAAATGCTGATTGAAAAGACAAAAGAAACTTATTATGAGGCATTACAGGAAAGTTCCAATGGATGGCACGAGAATGAAAACAGATATGAGTCATTTGTAAAATATTATCTGGGAATTATTCTGAAAGCATACAGTGAGTTTGAGGGGCGTGTAGAGCACCTGAAAAACAGAAGCCTTTCAAAGCCGGATCGTATAAAGACAGTGATTGATAATAAGGTAGGAAAAATTACCAAAAAAGAAATCATGGAGTTATGTCCGGATATAAGCAAGGTAACTGTAGAAAGGACCCTGACGGAACTGGTTAAAAGTGGATATATCGCAAAAGTAGGTGCCGGACCGGCAACTGGATATGTTCGTATTTAA